The genome window ATAGGATATTATGTTCCAAATATGATCCAAGACTAATCTGCATTCTTTTCCCACAGCTACTTTTCACTGCCCTGGTGGCCCTTATGGCCGCCCACAGCTCGGCGGGACTTCTGGACTACGTCTTCCCCACCATTGTGTCGGAGTACTACAACCAGGCGCCGACCAAGGAGGGATACCGCTTCGCGTGAGTACTTTCCGCCTGATAGACAGGGATCGGTGTTAACGTGCCATTCGATTGCAGATCGGAGGAGCCCAATGGCAGCAAGCGCGAGGAGATGGGCGTGATCATGAACCCCGGCACTCCCGAGGAGCAACTGGTGG of Drosophila mauritiana strain mau12 chromosome 3R, ASM438214v1, whole genome shotgun sequence contains these proteins:
- the LOC117142856 gene encoding endocuticle structural glycoprotein SgAbd-9 isoform X2, coding for MASAKLLLFTALVALMAAHSSAGLLDYVFPTIVSEYYNQAPTKEGYRFASEEPNGSKREEMGVIMNPGTPEEQLVVMGMYSSYDEKTDTETVTMYTADKDGYKARYQIKNRKLSPGALKSAAG
- the LOC117142856 gene encoding endocuticle structural glycoprotein SgAbd-9 isoform X1; amino-acid sequence: MKHRISMTYSRSLLFTALVALMAAHSSAGLLDYVFPTIVSEYYNQAPTKEGYRFASEEPNGSKREEMGVIMNPGTPEEQLVVMGMYSSYDEKTDTETVTMYTADKDGYKARYQIKNRKLSPGALKSAAG